In Cycloclasticus sp., a single genomic region encodes these proteins:
- the sthA gene encoding Si-specific NAD(P)(+) transhydrogenase → MSKYEYDVIVVGTGPGGEGAAMKACKEGKKVAIIEKYKDVGGGCTHWGTIPSKALRQAVQRVIQFNRNHWFKEACGGPLHLTFPQLLSSATDVIKKQVDMRSSFYERNNLDLLSGTASFINDNTMQVKPADGGKARKITAQVFVLAPGSHPYRPDDVDFSHANIFDSDTILNLNFTPRSITIYGAGVIGSEYASIFQGLGVKVNLINTQASLLAFLDEEIVHALSHDMRKQGVVIRSSEEYESIVANDESVITNLVSGKKIKTDIFLWANGRTGNFHDLSLEKVGIKPNSRGQINVNENYQVDGKEHIYAVGDFIGYPSLASAAYDQGRFAATHIVDGTCDIKLVKDIPTGIYTNPEISSVGFTEKELTEQKVPYETGYSRFDSLARAQISGETQGLLKIIFHSDTLQILGVHCFGDQAAEIIHIGQAIMSQEGDANTLLYFTNTTFNYPTMAEAYRVAALNGLNRLDNH, encoded by the coding sequence ATGAGCAAATATGAGTATGATGTAATTGTTGTCGGAACAGGCCCAGGCGGCGAAGGTGCGGCGATGAAAGCTTGTAAAGAAGGCAAAAAAGTTGCCATTATCGAGAAATATAAAGATGTTGGTGGTGGCTGTACACATTGGGGAACAATTCCTTCTAAAGCATTACGCCAAGCTGTACAACGCGTTATTCAATTCAACCGTAACCACTGGTTTAAAGAGGCTTGCGGCGGCCCTCTACACCTAACATTCCCTCAACTTCTAAGTTCAGCAACCGATGTTATAAAGAAACAAGTGGATATGCGCAGTAGTTTCTATGAGCGTAATAATCTCGACCTGTTATCTGGAACAGCTAGTTTTATTAACGACAATACGATGCAAGTCAAACCCGCTGATGGTGGGAAAGCAAGAAAGATAACAGCTCAAGTTTTTGTTCTTGCTCCCGGCTCACACCCCTACCGACCGGATGACGTTGACTTTAGTCACGCCAATATTTTTGATAGTGACACGATACTTAATTTAAATTTTACACCACGCTCTATTACCATTTATGGCGCAGGTGTTATCGGCTCTGAATACGCATCCATTTTTCAAGGACTTGGCGTTAAAGTAAATCTCATCAACACGCAAGCAAGCTTATTGGCTTTTTTGGATGAAGAAATTGTTCACGCCCTTAGTCATGACATGCGCAAACAAGGCGTTGTTATTCGTTCTAGCGAAGAATATGAGTCCATTGTCGCCAATGATGAAAGCGTAATCACGAACCTAGTTTCAGGCAAAAAAATTAAAACCGATATCTTTCTTTGGGCTAATGGTCGAACAGGTAATTTTCATGACTTATCGCTTGAAAAGGTAGGGATCAAACCTAACTCACGCGGCCAAATTAACGTCAACGAAAATTATCAAGTCGATGGCAAGGAACATATTTATGCCGTTGGTGATTTTATTGGCTATCCAAGTTTGGCGAGTGCCGCCTATGACCAAGGGCGTTTCGCAGCAACACATATCGTGGATGGCACTTGCGACATAAAACTCGTTAAAGACATTCCGACAGGTATTTATACAAACCCAGAAATTAGCTCCGTGGGTTTTACAGAAAAAGAGCTGACAGAACAAAAGGTTCCTTATGAAACGGGATACTCACGCTTTGATTCTCTTGCAAGAGCGCAGATTTCTGGTGAAACTCAAGGCTTATTAAAGATTATCTTCCACTCAGATACATTACAAATATTAGGTGTACATTGTTTTGGTGACCAAGCCGCTGAAATTATTCATATTGGCCAAGCCATTATGTCGCAAGAAGGTGATGCTAACACCCTGCTCTACTTTACCAATACCACGTTCAACTACCCAACGATGGCTGAAGCGTACCGTGTAGCCGCTTTAAATGGTTTGAACCGTTTGGACAATCATTAA
- a CDS encoding HDOD domain-containing protein, with amino-acid sequence MNSESKPQVESWIKRITESEMPIFGRTVQEVVSVSEDDVSSAFQLGQVVLKDAAMTARVLKLANSVHYNATGQKFSTISRAIMMLGFDTVRSMCLTVSLVDSLVHGIHREQLIKQMARSLHAAAQAQEIARQHSEGKHEEVFIATLLLHIGELAFWCFGDEKGEELNEALKNEKITPAQAQKEVLGFTMGELSQGLAQTWGLSGLLKQTLENPDSTEPHCQVIILSHELAEAVEAGWESKEVKKITQSISSLINLAPKKTTERLHESAKKAAETTAYYGAKAVAKIIPLPVDIQLEDDHALVDTFAQPDPVLQLQILQELISIDKDNGDFNMLIEMTLEGLNRGVGLDNALFALLTPDRKELKVKQVIGDGNEWLRKNFKFNLKEPASRIFLQAMREQQSIRIDNDSNAEVKRLITQSLTQKTKAKSFYIAPVVVKNKPIGLFYADRSSSRRYLDDSSYDSFLLFSQQVGMLLNRLMGSK; translated from the coding sequence GTGAATAGCGAGTCAAAACCTCAAGTAGAAAGCTGGATTAAGCGAATCACCGAAAGTGAAATGCCCATTTTTGGTCGCACAGTACAAGAAGTTGTTAGCGTTTCTGAAGATGATGTCAGCTCAGCTTTTCAATTAGGCCAAGTAGTACTGAAAGATGCCGCGATGACGGCACGAGTACTAAAGCTTGCTAATAGCGTCCATTACAATGCCACAGGGCAAAAGTTCAGCACCATCAGCCGCGCGATTATGATGTTGGGCTTCGATACTGTAAGGAGCATGTGTTTAACCGTATCACTTGTTGACAGCTTGGTACATGGCATCCATCGAGAGCAACTGATCAAACAAATGGCTCGTTCGCTTCATGCTGCAGCGCAAGCACAAGAAATCGCAAGACAGCACTCGGAAGGAAAACACGAAGAGGTTTTTATCGCCACCTTGCTCCTGCATATCGGTGAGCTAGCTTTTTGGTGTTTTGGCGATGAAAAAGGCGAAGAGCTCAATGAAGCATTAAAAAACGAAAAAATAACCCCTGCGCAAGCGCAAAAAGAGGTGCTTGGTTTTACGATGGGTGAATTGAGCCAAGGCTTGGCACAGACATGGGGGCTAAGCGGTTTACTAAAACAAACACTTGAAAACCCGGACTCAACCGAGCCACATTGCCAAGTGATTATTTTATCGCACGAGTTAGCTGAAGCCGTTGAAGCTGGCTGGGAGTCAAAAGAAGTTAAAAAAATCACTCAGTCGATATCATCTTTAATCAATTTAGCGCCTAAAAAAACCACTGAGCGGCTTCACGAATCGGCCAAAAAAGCCGCAGAAACAACCGCATATTATGGCGCTAAAGCTGTCGCTAAAATCATACCGCTACCGGTTGATATTCAACTTGAAGATGACCATGCACTTGTCGATACGTTTGCGCAACCCGACCCTGTGTTACAACTACAAATATTGCAGGAACTAATATCCATTGATAAAGATAATGGTGATTTCAATATGTTAATTGAAATGACACTTGAAGGCCTTAACCGTGGCGTAGGTTTAGACAACGCCCTCTTCGCCTTACTTACGCCAGACCGTAAAGAACTGAAAGTAAAACAAGTCATTGGCGATGGTAATGAGTGGTTACGAAAAAATTTCAAATTTAACCTAAAAGAGCCTGCTTCAAGAATTTTTCTACAAGCCATGAGGGAACAGCAGTCTATCCGTATTGATAACGATTCTAATGCCGAGGTTAAACGGCTAATCACACAGTCCTTAACGCAAAAGACTAAAGCCAAATCATTTTACATCGCTCCCGTTGTCGTTAAAAACAAGCCCATTGGTCTATTTTATGCGGACCGCTCTAGTAGCCGCCGATATCTTGATGATAGCAGTTACGATAGTTTTTTATTATTTTCACAACAAGTTGGTATGTTGTTGAACCGACTGATGGGTAGCAAATAA
- a CDS encoding UDP-2,3-diacylglucosamine diphosphatase translates to MSQHIHFISDLHLTQDRPKNTQRFLTYLESLDANVSDLYILGDLFDVWVGDDDPTPPNELVKEQLKKLTSSGVGVHLLVGNRDFLVGQQFFNDTQVTPLEDEYVIDLFGVKTLLMHGDLLCTDDVEYQQFRQLTHTAAWQQEILQKPLPERLAIAQHYRQESHLNKKEKSATIMDVNETAVIKVLEKHHVQRLIHGHTHRPDVHTQDANGKPSKRFVLAEWDNEGSILDWSEQGYNVIKLP, encoded by the coding sequence GTGAGCCAACATATCCACTTTATTTCTGACTTACACCTAACTCAAGATAGGCCTAAAAATACACAGCGATTTTTAACCTATCTTGAGTCGTTAGATGCAAACGTTTCTGACCTTTACATCTTAGGCGACTTGTTTGATGTCTGGGTTGGTGATGATGACCCGACCCCTCCTAATGAGCTCGTCAAAGAACAACTCAAAAAACTGACCAGCTCAGGTGTAGGAGTCCATTTATTAGTAGGAAACAGGGACTTCCTAGTTGGGCAACAGTTTTTCAACGACACGCAAGTAACCCCTCTAGAAGATGAGTATGTTATAGACCTGTTTGGTGTTAAAACCTTGTTAATGCACGGCGATTTGCTTTGTACTGACGATGTTGAATACCAACAGTTCAGGCAATTAACGCATACTGCCGCATGGCAACAAGAGATACTACAAAAACCCCTGCCAGAACGGTTAGCGATTGCTCAACACTATCGCCAAGAAAGTCACTTAAATAAAAAAGAAAAATCCGCTACGATCATGGACGTTAACGAGACAGCGGTTATTAAGGTGCTCGAGAAACATCACGTTCAACGACTGATTCATGGGCATACGCACCGTCCTGATGTCCATACCCAAGATGCCAACGGCAAACCCAGTAAGCGGTTTGTTTTAGCTGAATGGGACAACGAGGGCAGTATTCTCGATTGGAGCGAACAAGGCTATAACGTTATTAAACTTCCCTAA
- a CDS encoding ferritin-like domain-containing protein: protein MSEFFNTIEKALLTSSIGETVEMTRKAFELSNEPSSINESAEREILPIDLVSFPDKPKCVAPRDLPRRRLGTEAGKRSFIHAIAHIEFNAIKLALDIAYRFKGMPKQFYIDWVYVANDECKHFKLLCDHLTNFNCNYGDDPSHDGLWSMAVKTENDLVARLSLVPRYLEARGLDVTPAMLDKLYAQKDLASAAILETILEDEVTHVEYGTKWLDFVCKEQNLQREDVFFENVELYLKGQILGPFNRPLRKRAGFTESELLKLEGLDKRYTRKGSVVNK from the coding sequence ATGTCTGAATTTTTTAACACCATAGAAAAAGCATTGTTAACGTCATCTATTGGTGAAACGGTTGAGATGACTCGTAAAGCGTTTGAATTGAGTAACGAACCCTCGTCAATTAATGAGTCAGCAGAACGGGAGATTTTGCCTATTGATCTAGTTAGTTTTCCTGACAAACCGAAATGTGTAGCGCCTAGGGATTTACCACGTAGGCGGTTAGGTACAGAGGCGGGTAAGCGCTCATTTATCCATGCGATAGCGCATATTGAGTTTAATGCTATAAAACTGGCTTTGGATATTGCATATAGATTTAAAGGGATGCCGAAGCAATTTTATATCGATTGGGTGTATGTGGCTAATGATGAATGTAAGCACTTTAAATTACTGTGTGATCACCTAACTAATTTCAATTGCAACTATGGTGATGACCCATCTCATGATGGCTTATGGAGCATGGCTGTTAAGACTGAGAATGATTTAGTGGCGCGTTTATCGCTGGTGCCTCGCTACCTTGAGGCGCGCGGACTTGATGTGACACCCGCTATGCTAGATAAACTTTATGCTCAAAAAGACCTAGCTTCAGCTGCGATTCTAGAAACTATTCTTGAAGATGAAGTGACCCATGTGGAGTATGGTACGAAGTGGCTCGATTTTGTTTGCAAGGAACAAAACCTTCAACGTGAAGATGTTTTTTTTGAAAACGTCGAACTGTATTTGAAAGGTCAAATACTCGGGCCTTTTAATCGACCGTTAAGAAAAAGAGCGGGTTTCACAGAAAGTGAGTTACTTAAACTTGAAGGTTTGGATAAACGCTATACAAGAAAAGGCTCTGTGGTTAACAAATAA
- the cysS gene encoding cysteine--tRNA ligase, which produces MSALKIHNTLTRQKEVFTPINEGNVSLYVCGMTVYDFCHIGHARVMVVFDVVSRYFKYLGYNVKYVRNITDIDDKIIARSIEANEDFTQLTQRFIAEMHQDEAALNVLQPDLEPLATESIVDIVSMIETLISKEHAYVGTNGDVYYAVESFDNYGQLSGRKLEDMNAGERVDIDQNKRNPFDFVLWKSAKEGEPAWSSPWGDGRPGWHIECSAMATCCLGNHFDIHGGGMDLQFPHHENEIAQSEAATGERYVNTWMHNGFVRIDDEKMSKSLGNFFTVRDVLKKYRGEEIRFFVLSSHYRSPLNYSNEQLNESRSALERLYTAIRNIVPEKNTIKSDYIVRFESAMNDDFNSAKAISVMFECANDINKLKKTDPEQAAKTAGDLLLMAEPLGLLSQDPNEYLQSTAGSDDAISNNDIEQKIAQRLEAKNDKQWGLADQIRDELKAQGVILEDNGQVTTWRRA; this is translated from the coding sequence ATGAGCGCATTGAAAATACACAATACTTTAACGAGGCAAAAGGAAGTATTTACACCTATTAATGAAGGCAACGTTAGTTTATATGTATGTGGTATGACCGTTTATGATTTTTGCCATATTGGCCATGCGCGCGTTATGGTCGTTTTTGACGTGGTATCACGGTATTTTAAATACTTAGGTTATAACGTTAAGTATGTTCGAAATATTACCGATATTGACGACAAAATCATTGCTAGGTCTATAGAAGCAAACGAAGATTTCACGCAATTAACGCAGCGTTTTATTGCTGAAATGCATCAGGATGAGGCGGCTTTAAATGTACTTCAGCCTGACCTTGAGCCATTGGCTACTGAGTCCATCGTCGATATTGTTAGCATGATTGAAACGCTCATCAGTAAAGAACATGCCTATGTTGGCACTAATGGCGATGTTTATTACGCCGTGGAATCATTCGATAACTATGGTCAGCTGTCCGGCCGTAAATTAGAGGATATGAACGCTGGTGAGCGAGTTGATATTGACCAAAATAAACGCAACCCGTTTGATTTCGTATTATGGAAGTCAGCTAAAGAGGGTGAACCTGCTTGGTCATCGCCTTGGGGTGATGGTCGTCCCGGTTGGCATATTGAATGCTCAGCAATGGCGACATGTTGTTTGGGTAATCACTTCGATATCCATGGCGGCGGTATGGATCTACAATTCCCACATCATGAGAATGAAATAGCTCAATCAGAAGCCGCAACAGGTGAGCGTTATGTGAATACTTGGATGCATAATGGTTTTGTGCGAATTGATGATGAAAAGATGTCCAAATCGCTTGGAAACTTCTTTACCGTGCGCGATGTGTTAAAAAAGTACCGTGGTGAAGAGATTCGCTTTTTCGTGCTCTCAAGCCACTACCGTAGCCCGCTTAATTATTCAAACGAGCAGCTCAACGAGTCGCGTTCGGCGCTTGAGCGTTTGTACACGGCCATACGAAATATTGTGCCTGAAAAAAATACAATAAAATCTGATTATATTGTACGTTTTGAATCTGCCATGAATGACGACTTTAACTCGGCCAAAGCGATTTCGGTGATGTTTGAGTGCGCTAATGACATTAATAAGCTAAAAAAGACGGATCCTGAGCAAGCAGCAAAAACAGCCGGTGATTTATTACTAATGGCCGAGCCGCTTGGCTTGCTGAGTCAAGACCCTAACGAATACCTTCAATCGACAGCTGGCTCGGATGACGCTATTAGTAATAATGATATTGAGCAGAAAATTGCACAACGTTTAGAAGCAAAGAATGATAAGCAATGGGGCCTAGCCGATCAAATTAGGGATGAGCTTAAGGCTCAAGGCGTCATACTTGAGGATAACGGTCAAGTGACGACTTGGCGAAGAGCCTAA
- a CDS encoding peptidylprolyl isomerase yields the protein MSMTTIKLSTNQGDIVLELDGEKAPNTVKNFITYVEEGFYEGVIFHRIIPNFMAQGGGFTADFKQKDTHDAIENEADNGLANDRGTIAMARTGEPHSATGQFFINLADNGFLNHSSKTQQGWGYAVFGKVTEGMDVIDKMANIPTGSGGMFPTDVPQEEVIIEKAEVIK from the coding sequence ATGAGCATGACAACAATTAAATTAAGTACTAACCAAGGCGACATTGTTTTAGAACTAGATGGTGAGAAAGCACCTAATACGGTTAAAAACTTCATCACTTATGTGGAAGAAGGTTTTTATGAAGGCGTGATTTTTCACCGCATCATTCCAAATTTTATGGCGCAGGGTGGTGGCTTTACAGCTGATTTCAAACAAAAAGACACACATGATGCCATTGAAAATGAAGCTGATAACGGTCTAGCAAATGATCGCGGTACAATCGCTATGGCAAGAACAGGCGAACCACACTCAGCAACGGGTCAATTCTTTATTAATCTTGCCGATAATGGCTTCTTAAATCACAGCTCAAAAACTCAACAAGGCTGGGGTTATGCCGTTTTTGGTAAAGTTACAGAAGGTATGGATGTGATAGATAAAATGGCGAACATTCCTACAGGCTCTGGCGGTATGTTCCCAACTGACGTTCCTCAAGAAGAAGTTATCATTGAAAAAGCAGAAGTTATCAAATAA